The following proteins are encoded in a genomic region of Kosakonia oryzae:
- a CDS encoding GGDEF domain-containing protein, with product MNFRKQVARGLALNSSLGRSITFCMVVLLVAGIATSAWTLTRSWQKEVADTERDAINLSVSQARQAEDTFLQAETALRDIRRNLPATGINDINNHQFNNYLSELQQHIPQLHGLMVYDPQGNMIATSFGKIPAQSNNSDREYFIYHRRNAHGSIHIGHVIRSRSTGDLVIPVSLRISDSAGGFTGVLLATVKLDYFRHFYSYFELQNRDLLALLNTDGNTLYVRPFADDVINRNLSASPLFTQELEKKDRGNGTWVSALDHVERIYGFARLERYPLVVAAGYDKPALWASWVKESLPDLVLNALLLVGTLLMGAIIFRQVRMNVRNQNELAELRDELTSINHTLQLMALADGLTGLANRRQFDLFLAKSLKASALKQKPVSLIMIDIDYFKHYNDYYGHVAGDNCLRAVGEILHKLQLNTRDLIARYGGEEFAIILPDTGPEAALFVARQAVNIVRGAQIPHEQTGSAQGTLTISAGCYSITAELNADEAQRLKEGADKALYQAKVQGRNRAVAATDAMLQKA from the coding sequence ATGAATTTCAGGAAACAGGTCGCTCGTGGGCTGGCGCTCAACTCTTCTCTCGGCCGTAGTATTACATTCTGTATGGTTGTGCTGCTGGTGGCGGGTATCGCAACCAGCGCATGGACACTGACCCGTTCATGGCAAAAGGAAGTGGCGGATACCGAACGCGACGCCATTAACTTATCGGTTTCGCAGGCGCGCCAGGCGGAAGACACGTTTCTGCAGGCAGAAACGGCCCTGCGGGACATCAGGCGTAATCTGCCCGCCACGGGCATCAACGACATCAATAACCATCAGTTCAATAACTATCTGTCCGAACTCCAGCAACATATTCCACAACTGCATGGGCTCATGGTCTACGATCCGCAGGGCAATATGATTGCCACGTCGTTTGGCAAAATTCCGGCTCAGTCCAACAACAGTGACCGCGAATACTTTATTTATCACCGGCGTAACGCCCACGGCAGTATTCATATCGGGCATGTGATCCGCAGCCGTTCGACCGGCGATCTGGTGATCCCGGTTTCTTTACGTATCAGTGACAGCGCGGGCGGCTTTACCGGCGTACTGCTGGCAACGGTGAAACTCGACTATTTCCGCCATTTTTACAGCTATTTTGAGCTGCAAAACCGCGACCTGCTGGCGCTGTTAAATACCGACGGCAACACCCTGTATGTGCGGCCCTTTGCGGATGATGTGATTAACCGTAACCTCTCTGCCAGCCCGCTATTTACGCAGGAACTGGAGAAAAAAGATCGCGGCAACGGCACCTGGGTTTCCGCGCTGGACCATGTTGAGCGCATTTACGGATTTGCACGGCTGGAGCGCTATCCGCTGGTGGTGGCCGCAGGGTATGACAAACCGGCGCTGTGGGCATCCTGGGTGAAAGAGAGCCTGCCGGATCTGGTGCTGAATGCCCTGCTACTGGTGGGCACGCTGCTGATGGGGGCGATTATTTTCCGCCAGGTGCGCATGAACGTTCGCAACCAGAACGAACTTGCCGAACTGCGTGATGAACTGACCAGCATCAACCACACTCTGCAACTAATGGCGCTGGCCGACGGGCTGACCGGCCTGGCTAACCGTCGGCAGTTTGATCTCTTTTTAGCAAAAAGCCTGAAAGCCTCCGCGCTGAAGCAAAAACCGGTCTCGCTTATCATGATCGATATCGATTATTTCAAGCACTATAACGACTATTACGGCCATGTCGCGGGTGATAACTGCCTGCGGGCGGTAGGCGAAATTCTGCATAAACTGCAGTTGAACACGCGCGATCTGATTGCCCGCTACGGCGGTGAAGAATTCGCCATTATCCTGCCGGATACCGGCCCGGAAGCGGCGCTTTTCGTCGCGCGCCAGGCGGTTAACATCGTACGCGGTGCCCAAATACCGCATGAGCAAACCGGTAGCGCGCAGGGCACGCTGACCATCAGCGCCGGGTGTTACAGCATCACCGCCGAACTGAACGCCGACGAAGCGCAGCGGCTGAAAGAGGGCGCGGATAAGGCGCTGTATCAGGCGAAAGTGCAGGGGCGTAACCGCGCGGTAGCGGCCACCGACGCGATGCTACAAAAGGCATAA
- a CDS encoding MmgE/PrpD family protein, giving the protein MTIARQLAGNLLAFSRQAFPQAAYAQARTAIIDTLGVTLAGGVQDGAVKLRSVIVPSAASGHSRVFGTNLQLNALDAALLNGVSSHLLDFDDSNSWLHGHISVAVLPALLALADEQDLNGDAVLRAYITGYETAVRMGKAVSPFQYRHGWHPTTTVGVFAGVAACAVILGLNEEQTATALSITASLASGIKSNFGSETKALAVGQAARSAVMACKLAQSGFTAGQRAFEQHQGYFHVYNGVENVDSLPLTESWNETPFILDTVKSNNYKYFPCCYAILSPLDGVLALREETGLQPHEVERIAVQVHPIRFPHINIPEPVNPLAGKFSLHYCVARAFVTGSLTLDDFIDDALFADPATQTLMRKVTLERHDEEITHSAFVTLTTTDGREFTRRVAGARGSSPAIPLPDNLIEQKFLDCASRVLTKEAAQALYQRLLHDDFR; this is encoded by the coding sequence ATGACCATTGCCCGACAACTTGCCGGTAATTTGCTGGCGTTCTCCCGGCAGGCTTTCCCGCAAGCGGCGTATGCCCAGGCCCGCACCGCGATTATTGACACGCTCGGCGTGACGCTGGCCGGTGGCGTGCAGGACGGCGCTGTGAAACTGCGCAGCGTTATTGTCCCGAGCGCCGCCAGCGGCCACAGCCGCGTATTCGGCACGAACCTGCAACTGAACGCGCTGGATGCCGCGCTGCTGAACGGTGTCTCTTCTCACCTGCTCGATTTTGATGATTCCAATTCATGGCTGCACGGCCATATTTCCGTGGCGGTTTTGCCTGCTTTGCTGGCGCTGGCGGATGAACAGGATCTGAATGGCGATGCGGTGCTGCGTGCCTATATTACGGGTTATGAAACGGCGGTACGCATGGGTAAGGCGGTCAGCCCTTTCCAGTATCGTCACGGCTGGCATCCGACGACCACGGTCGGTGTGTTTGCGGGCGTTGCCGCCTGTGCGGTGATCCTCGGGCTGAATGAAGAGCAGACGGCTACCGCGCTGTCGATTACCGCCTCGCTGGCCAGTGGCATCAAATCCAATTTCGGCAGTGAAACCAAAGCGCTGGCGGTGGGCCAGGCGGCACGCAGCGCGGTAATGGCCTGCAAACTGGCACAAAGCGGTTTTACCGCCGGGCAACGCGCATTCGAACAACACCAGGGTTACTTTCATGTCTACAACGGCGTGGAGAATGTGGATTCGCTGCCGCTGACCGAAAGCTGGAATGAAACGCCCTTTATTCTCGATACGGTGAAAAGCAATAATTACAAATACTTCCCTTGCTGCTACGCTATTTTGTCACCGCTTGATGGGGTACTGGCATTGCGCGAAGAGACCGGCCTGCAACCGCACGAGGTTGAGCGGATCGCTGTACAGGTTCACCCGATTCGTTTTCCGCATATCAATATTCCTGAGCCGGTCAATCCGCTGGCCGGGAAGTTCAGCCTGCACTACTGCGTGGCGCGGGCGTTCGTGACCGGTTCGCTGACGCTGGATGATTTTATTGATGATGCGCTGTTCGCCGATCCGGCCACGCAAACGTTAATGCGCAAAGTGACGCTGGAGCGCCATGATGAAGAGATCACCCATAGCGCGTTTGTGACGCTCACTACCACCGACGGGCGTGAGTTTACACGGCGCGTTGCCGGAGCGCGGGGTTCCAGCCCGGCTATTCCGCTACCGGATAATTTGATTGAACAGAAGTTTCTTGACTGCGCCAGCCGCGTGTTGACGAAAGAGGCAGCGCAGGCGCTCTATCAACGCCTGCTGCACGATGATTTTCGCTAA
- a CDS encoding amino acid ABC transporter permease: MMKQSDNSGATVMASATTQPAAAFRLFTFFGGKTVRSWCYQLLLALLLTGFSYWLYSNVVANLHAQRIATGFGFLHQSAQFAIGETLINYTPQDSYARALAVGLLNTLYVTLCGIVLATVLGFIVGIGRVSKNWLLVKISVTYVEMLRNVPVILHVIFWSMVIRNLPAPRDAIVLPGGFLTNRGLTFTVPAAHSGWLWAFVALLVACTLSLLLSLVARRWRERHGKMLPTGRIRLALIIGLPLLAWWLCGAPHELNRPALRGFNFRGGFNITPEFTALLLGIALYSSSYIAEIVRAGIQSVPKGQLEAARALSFSPWHVMRHVVIPQAMRVMVPPLASKYVSLAKNSSIAVVIGYPELANISNTMMSQTGQALEAIAIMMVVYLIISGTTSLLMNLFNRYVAIKER; the protein is encoded by the coding sequence ATGATGAAACAGTCTGACAATTCCGGTGCTACGGTGATGGCGTCTGCCACCACGCAACCGGCCGCCGCGTTTCGCCTTTTCACCTTTTTCGGCGGCAAAACCGTACGTAGCTGGTGCTATCAGCTGCTGCTGGCGCTGCTGTTAACGGGTTTTAGCTACTGGCTTTACAGCAATGTGGTGGCGAACCTGCATGCGCAACGCATTGCGACCGGTTTTGGTTTTTTGCACCAGAGCGCGCAGTTCGCCATTGGTGAAACGCTGATTAACTACACGCCGCAGGACAGTTACGCTCGCGCACTCGCTGTCGGCCTGCTCAATACCCTGTATGTGACGCTGTGCGGCATTGTGCTGGCAACCGTGCTGGGGTTTATCGTCGGTATTGGTCGCGTCTCGAAAAACTGGCTGTTGGTGAAAATCTCGGTCACCTACGTTGAAATGTTGCGTAATGTGCCGGTGATTTTGCATGTGATTTTCTGGTCGATGGTGATCCGCAACCTGCCCGCGCCGCGTGACGCCATTGTGCTGCCGGGCGGTTTTTTAACCAACCGTGGATTAACCTTTACCGTGCCGGCCGCTCACAGCGGTTGGCTGTGGGCTTTTGTTGCGCTGCTGGTAGCCTGCACGCTCAGTTTGCTGCTTTCGTTGGTGGCGCGCCGCTGGCGTGAGCGTCACGGCAAAATGCTGCCCACCGGGCGTATTCGGCTGGCGTTGATTATCGGCCTGCCACTGCTGGCGTGGTGGTTGTGCGGCGCACCGCATGAACTGAATCGCCCGGCGCTGCGCGGCTTCAATTTCCGCGGTGGGTTTAATATCACTCCGGAGTTTACCGCCCTGCTGCTTGGCATTGCGCTCTACTCATCTTCCTATATTGCCGAGATCGTTCGTGCGGGCATTCAGTCTGTGCCGAAAGGCCAACTGGAAGCGGCGCGCGCCCTGTCGTTTTCGCCGTGGCACGTGATGCGCCACGTGGTGATCCCGCAGGCGATGCGGGTGATGGTGCCGCCGCTGGCGAGTAAGTATGTCAGCCTGGCGAAGAACAGCTCGATTGCCGTGGTTATCGGCTATCCGGAACTGGCGAATATCAGCAACACCATGATGAGCCAGACCGGCCAGGCGCTGGAGGCGATCGCCATTATGATGGTGGTCTATCTCATCATCAGCGGAACGACCTCTCTGCTGATGAACCTGTTTAACCGCTACGTCGCCATTAAAGAGCGCTAA
- a CDS encoding YciI family protein: MNVYTVTMSHPDGRGWDTHVREHVLYLKGLINAGKIIASGPIKGAALRSGFILFRARDISEVKAMVEADPFSREGLIASLEIAQWDPLFGQLSAYSSGTAPESLQDLAG, encoded by the coding sequence ATGAATGTTTATACCGTCACTATGTCACACCCGGACGGCAGAGGGTGGGATACGCATGTCCGTGAGCATGTGCTGTACCTGAAAGGGCTTATCAACGCGGGGAAAATCATCGCCTCCGGGCCGATAAAAGGCGCGGCGTTGCGCAGCGGTTTTATCCTGTTTCGCGCCCGCGACATCAGCGAAGTGAAAGCGATGGTGGAAGCCGATCCCTTTTCCCGCGAGGGGCTAATTGCGTCGCTGGAGATCGCGCAGTGGGATCCGCTGTTTGGCCAGCTTTCGGCATACTCCAGCGGAACCGCGCCTGAGAGTTTGCAAGATCTGGCGGGTTGA
- a CDS encoding MmgE/PrpD family protein — MTKNADVDLTRGEQLSHFISHANQLTVPPAVRHEAKRALIDFLGVALGAVNDDAVNAVRKVAKTWNASGEARIFLSGTTTPALAALINATMAHAADYDDTHPAGAGHPGGPCWSTALAMAQAHPQDEEQVLRAFIAGFEVMAKLGGGWVPGVGRNLQRRGFHPTSVVGRAGAAAVAAVILQLSQEQVRNALGAAATMMGGLQKSSGTHGKPFHAGKAAMDGILAAQLAAEDFVGAHHFYEADGWVKIFIQDGSAEIPPLDFGESWELLTNGYKLYASCRGTHASIETARKIYPQLQGRKITRIAAKVHPMGMVNAGIMNPRTPLESKFSIPHCITLALSGYALTDTDFTQTTIDDPRPRALLPLLEVEAVDGQSASSAFIDVWLDDGSVIHAHTDVYRGHAQNPLSDEELRAKFDSLTIPVLGAERSAALYDAAAHFERPGSLARITGLLAGDR; from the coding sequence ATGACAAAGAACGCAGATGTTGACCTAACCCGTGGAGAACAGCTAAGCCATTTTATCAGCCATGCTAACCAACTCACCGTGCCGCCAGCCGTGCGGCATGAAGCTAAACGCGCACTGATCGATTTTCTTGGCGTCGCGCTCGGCGCCGTCAATGATGATGCGGTTAATGCGGTTCGCAAGGTGGCGAAAACATGGAATGCTTCCGGTGAAGCGCGCATTTTCCTTTCCGGTACGACCACCCCCGCACTTGCCGCACTGATTAACGCCACCATGGCGCATGCCGCCGATTACGACGATACCCACCCTGCTGGCGCTGGTCATCCGGGCGGCCCTTGCTGGTCTACCGCGCTGGCGATGGCGCAGGCGCATCCGCAGGATGAAGAGCAGGTGCTGCGGGCCTTTATCGCAGGCTTCGAAGTGATGGCGAAACTCGGCGGCGGCTGGGTGCCGGGCGTTGGGCGTAATCTGCAACGCCGTGGTTTTCATCCCACTTCCGTGGTCGGACGCGCCGGTGCTGCGGCCGTTGCGGCGGTAATTTTGCAGCTTTCACAAGAACAGGTGCGCAACGCGCTCGGCGCGGCAGCCACCATGATGGGCGGTTTGCAGAAATCGTCCGGCACGCACGGCAAACCCTTCCATGCCGGTAAAGCGGCAATGGATGGCATTCTTGCGGCGCAACTGGCGGCTGAGGATTTTGTTGGCGCACACCATTTTTATGAAGCGGACGGCTGGGTAAAAATCTTTATCCAGGACGGCAGCGCCGAGATCCCTCCTCTCGATTTCGGCGAAAGCTGGGAACTGCTGACCAACGGCTACAAGCTGTACGCCAGTTGTCGCGGCACGCACGCCTCCATCGAAACGGCGCGCAAAATTTACCCGCAATTACAGGGACGAAAAATCACCCGTATCGCGGCGAAAGTCCACCCGATGGGGATGGTGAATGCCGGGATCATGAATCCCCGCACGCCGCTGGAAAGTAAATTTAGTATTCCACATTGCATCACACTTGCCCTGAGTGGTTATGCGCTGACCGACACCGATTTCACCCAGACCACGATTGACGATCCCCGCCCGCGCGCCCTGCTGCCGCTGCTGGAGGTTGAGGCGGTGGACGGGCAATCCGCCAGCTCGGCATTTATCGATGTCTGGCTGGACGACGGTTCGGTTATCCACGCGCATACTGATGTTTATCGCGGGCATGCACAAAATCCGCTGAGTGATGAAGAGTTACGCGCCAAGTTTGACTCGCTGACGATCCCCGTCCTCGGCGCGGAACGTAGCGCTGCTCTGTATGACGCTGCCGCCCATTTTGAGCGCCCGGGTTCTCTGGCGCGGATCACCGGACTGCTGGCCGGCGATCGCTGA
- a CDS encoding sulfite exporter TauE/SafE family protein, which translates to MVLTLIPPEITPLFAAVMVFCSFLTSALTAAMGLGGGTALLAIMGLGMPVSSLMPVHGLVQLGSNLSRTLIQRMYVVWPLVLWFLLGCAVGIAVGAPVAAVIPDSVARIALGLFILWSVLRKRGEQKPLSRPFFIIGGGISSLGTMIVGATGPMVAGLISSQGLKRQPLIATHATCMVLQHGLKILAFGLMGFAWANWLPLLAAMIISGALGTWLGTQVLDNVPERLFRILFRLTMILLSAQLLWQGVQSW; encoded by the coding sequence ATGGTCCTGACGTTAATTCCACCTGAGATCACACCGCTGTTTGCGGCAGTGATGGTATTTTGCAGTTTCCTCACGTCTGCACTGACAGCGGCAATGGGATTGGGTGGCGGTACGGCCCTGTTGGCGATCATGGGGCTGGGTATGCCGGTCAGCAGCCTGATGCCGGTGCATGGTTTGGTGCAACTCGGTTCGAACCTGAGCCGGACGCTGATCCAGCGTATGTATGTCGTGTGGCCACTGGTGCTGTGGTTTTTGCTTGGTTGCGCCGTCGGCATTGCTGTTGGCGCGCCGGTGGCTGCGGTGATCCCGGACAGCGTTGCGCGCATTGCGCTGGGGCTGTTTATTCTCTGGTCGGTGTTACGCAAACGCGGCGAACAAAAACCGCTCAGTCGTCCGTTTTTCATTATCGGCGGCGGGATCAGCAGCCTCGGCACAATGATCGTTGGCGCGACCGGGCCTATGGTGGCCGGGCTTATCAGCTCGCAAGGGTTGAAACGCCAGCCGCTGATCGCCACCCATGCCACCTGCATGGTGCTGCAACATGGGCTGAAAATTCTGGCGTTCGGGCTGATGGGTTTTGCGTGGGCTAACTGGCTGCCCTTGCTGGCGGCGATGATTATCAGCGGCGCGCTTGGCACCTGGCTGGGAACGCAGGTGCTGGATAATGTGCCGGAGCGGCTGTTCCGCATTCTGTTCCGCCTGACCATGATCCTGCTGAGCGCGCAGTTGCTGTGGCAAGGTGTACAGAGCTGGTAA
- a CDS encoding amino acid ABC transporter substrate-binding protein translates to MLKRTHLAASVLLLALSSLLMPAQAENAPVTNGDTLKKIKARGELVCGVHPARHGFAAINSKGQWEGLDVDFCRALASAVFGDPSKVRFTPLSTAQRFMALQSGEVDVLSRNTTATLTNDVALGISFAPPNFYTGTGFMVRANSGVKKIEDLDGATVCVTPSSTERNVAQIFGSRNLHYTPVVIENNKEYVAAYLSGRCDVIARDKVALPGILAFDTDKPQDHVILPGMYSKEPLAMAVRKGDSQWYDIVKWVVYATFDAEEMDVNQSNVDEKLKSTDPDVQALLGVTGGFGQKLGLDDKWVYNIVKQVGNYGDIYNRHFGPNSPEPLARDLNNQWNKGGLLYGLPIR, encoded by the coding sequence ATGCTGAAAAGAACCCATCTTGCTGCGTCAGTTCTGCTGCTGGCGCTGAGCAGTTTGTTGATGCCAGCCCAGGCGGAAAATGCCCCTGTCACAAATGGCGATACCCTGAAGAAAATCAAAGCCCGTGGTGAACTGGTTTGCGGTGTTCACCCTGCCCGCCACGGTTTTGCCGCCATCAACAGCAAAGGTCAGTGGGAAGGCCTGGATGTTGATTTCTGCCGTGCGCTGGCATCGGCGGTATTTGGCGATCCGTCAAAAGTCCGTTTCACTCCGCTGTCGACGGCGCAACGTTTTATGGCGCTGCAATCCGGCGAAGTGGACGTGCTGTCGCGCAATACGACGGCGACATTAACCAATGACGTTGCGCTGGGCATCAGCTTCGCGCCGCCTAACTTTTATACCGGCACCGGTTTTATGGTGCGCGCCAATAGCGGCGTGAAGAAAATTGAAGATCTCGACGGCGCAACCGTTTGTGTCACGCCGAGCAGCACCGAGCGTAACGTGGCGCAGATTTTTGGTTCGCGCAATTTGCACTACACGCCGGTGGTTATCGAGAACAACAAAGAGTATGTAGCGGCCTATCTTTCCGGGCGCTGTGACGTGATCGCCCGCGATAAAGTGGCGCTGCCGGGTATTCTGGCGTTTGATACCGACAAGCCGCAGGATCACGTGATCCTGCCGGGGATGTACTCAAAAGAGCCGCTGGCAATGGCCGTACGTAAAGGCGACAGCCAGTGGTACGACATTGTGAAATGGGTGGTTTACGCCACTTTTGATGCCGAAGAGATGGACGTCAACCAGAGCAACGTTGATGAAAAACTGAAGTCCACCGATCCGGATGTTCAGGCGCTGCTGGGCGTGACCGGCGGTTTTGGTCAGAAACTCGGGCTCGATGACAAATGGGTGTACAACATCGTCAAACAGGTGGGCAACTACGGTGATATCTACAACCGTCATTTTGGCCCCAACAGCCCCGAACCGCTGGCTCGTGATTTAAATAATCAGTGGAACAAAGGCGGCTTGCTTTACGGTTTGCCGATCCGCTAA
- a CDS encoding diguanylate phosphodiesterase, which produces MLATLIYRSRLNCTLDPSQLTSLVERANLRNSQLQVTGILLFDGDHFLQILEGPLAAVNVVYERINRDNRHSHVVELLRDYAPRRRFVDRGMMLFDLCAMTAPAVLRAILRFGTLKYQLASNDRVYKFIRNFIASPKSNGGIRNTEPEQWSFTIKTSPFNNVSAPITAEQPCQFAFQPIIEPLRGNISSLEALIRGPNGGSPQEYFATIAPNKLHEADLASKGWALAMARRLGIGNHKVAINLLPMSLVKIPGAVDILLNHITRNQLNPGQIIVEVTEDEVISGYEEFTWAIRQLRAAGIGLAIDDFGSGFAGLSLLAKFQPDKLKIDRTIVTDIHLHGPKQAIVKAILDCCAELQITVVAEGVEKIEEWCWLEAVGVQRFQGFLFARPVLNGVSPINWPQRISPSLTSRKKV; this is translated from the coding sequence GTGTTAGCGACTTTGATTTACCGTAGCCGCCTGAATTGCACATTAGATCCCTCTCAGCTGACGTCACTTGTCGAGCGAGCAAATCTGCGCAATTCACAGTTGCAGGTCACGGGGATTTTACTGTTCGATGGCGATCATTTCTTACAGATTCTTGAAGGGCCGCTGGCCGCAGTAAATGTGGTCTACGAACGCATAAACCGGGATAACCGCCACAGCCATGTGGTTGAATTATTGCGTGATTATGCGCCGCGCCGCCGGTTTGTCGATCGCGGCATGATGCTGTTTGATCTCTGCGCGATGACAGCGCCCGCCGTGCTGCGTGCGATTCTGCGTTTCGGCACGCTGAAGTATCAATTGGCAAGCAATGATCGGGTTTACAAATTTATCCGCAATTTTATCGCCTCGCCGAAGAGCAATGGCGGGATACGCAATACCGAGCCGGAGCAGTGGTCTTTCACCATTAAAACCTCGCCGTTCAATAACGTCAGCGCGCCGATTACTGCAGAGCAGCCGTGCCAGTTTGCTTTCCAGCCGATCATTGAACCGCTGCGCGGCAATATCTCCTCGCTGGAAGCGCTGATCCGCGGGCCGAACGGCGGCAGCCCGCAGGAGTATTTCGCCACCATTGCGCCCAACAAACTGCATGAAGCGGATCTTGCTTCCAAAGGCTGGGCGCTGGCGATGGCCAGACGCCTGGGAATTGGCAACCACAAGGTGGCCATCAATTTGTTACCGATGTCGCTGGTGAAAATTCCCGGCGCGGTGGACATTCTGCTCAACCACATCACTCGCAATCAGCTCAACCCCGGGCAAATCATCGTGGAAGTGACGGAAGATGAGGTCATTTCCGGCTACGAAGAGTTCACCTGGGCCATTCGCCAGCTTCGCGCCGCCGGAATCGGCCTGGCGATTGATGATTTTGGTTCCGGTTTTGCCGGGCTGTCGCTGCTGGCAAAATTCCAGCCCGACAAACTCAAAATCGACCGCACCATTGTCACCGACATTCATCTGCACGGCCCGAAGCAGGCGATTGTGAAAGCGATTCTCGATTGCTGCGCCGAACTGCAAATCACCGTGGTGGCTGAAGGCGTCGAAAAAATCGAAGAGTGGTGCTGGCTGGAAGCGGTAGGCGTTCAGCGCTTCCAGGGGTTCCTGTTTGCCCGCCCGGTACTCAATGGCGTTTCCCCCATTAACTGGCCCCAACGCATCTCGCCATCGCTGACGAGCCGCAAAAAAGTCTGA
- a CDS encoding LysR family transcriptional regulator encodes MLDKITGMRVFVSVVKKGSFAAAAQALTLSPQMVARHIAALEQHLATRLLNRTTRKQSITPTGQDYFYRCVAILDALDEAERAARGTALLPYGTLRLNAPVTFGRYALAPFLTAFLQRYTQLRVELTLTDALIDPLEHGIDAVIRIGELAPSLRLAAKPLSPYRLIACASPRYLEKQGTPQHPDELQQHNCLGFTPWLHDNAFHWPFTHGDDRGDVQVSGSLTINDWGAMLEAALCGGGVLLGYELALSEPLRRGELVRLLPEYAFPQKAMHLLYDPRRAGETRLRVLIDELCARLP; translated from the coding sequence ATGCTGGATAAAATCACTGGAATGCGCGTTTTTGTTAGCGTGGTGAAAAAAGGATCCTTTGCCGCGGCGGCACAGGCGTTAACCCTCTCTCCGCAAATGGTGGCGCGCCACATTGCGGCGCTGGAGCAACACCTGGCGACGCGGCTGTTAAACCGCACGACGCGTAAACAGAGCATAACCCCTACCGGGCAGGACTATTTCTACCGCTGCGTAGCCATACTGGATGCGCTGGACGAGGCCGAGCGGGCCGCGCGCGGGACGGCGCTGCTCCCCTACGGCACGCTCAGGCTGAACGCTCCCGTCACTTTTGGCCGCTACGCGCTGGCCCCGTTTCTGACGGCGTTTCTGCAACGTTACACGCAACTCCGCGTGGAGCTGACGCTGACGGATGCGCTGATCGATCCGTTGGAACATGGCATTGATGCCGTGATCCGCATTGGAGAACTGGCGCCTTCCCTGCGGCTGGCGGCCAAACCGCTTTCACCCTACCGCCTGATTGCCTGCGCCTCGCCGCGCTATCTGGAAAAACAGGGCACGCCGCAACATCCCGACGAACTACAACAACACAACTGCCTGGGTTTTACGCCCTGGCTGCACGACAACGCCTTCCACTGGCCTTTTACTCATGGTGATGATCGGGGGGACGTTCAGGTCAGCGGTTCGTTAACGATCAATGACTGGGGCGCGATGCTGGAGGCCGCGCTGTGCGGCGGCGGCGTGCTGCTCGGCTATGAGCTGGCATTATCTGAACCGCTGCGCCGCGGTGAACTTGTCCGTTTACTGCCGGAGTATGCGTTTCCGCAAAAAGCCATGCATCTGCTGTATGACCCGCGCCGCGCAGGCGAAACCCGTTTACGGGTGCTAATTGATGAGCTGTGCGCCCGCTTACCCTGA
- a CDS encoding GntR family transcriptional regulator: protein MKSTGRDAGLTPFEILLSAIEAGELQPGERLQETRLAEQFGLSRTPIREALHRLETLGLAEPGPQRGLIIAHISYERLRQLFDVREGLERLAMDLAVSAASDAEIALLQEMINKEATLTDSKALHDHNRMFHRQIYRATHNPYLNEMLDNLRIHLSLLRGTTYELKERTEEAKREHQAIVDALARRDRLAAQEAACQHIRNGYRARLTILSQRER, encoded by the coding sequence GTGAAATCAACGGGTCGCGATGCGGGCTTGACGCCTTTTGAGATATTGCTTTCCGCCATTGAAGCAGGGGAACTGCAACCCGGAGAACGTTTGCAGGAAACGCGGCTGGCGGAGCAATTTGGCCTGAGCCGTACGCCCATCCGTGAAGCGCTGCACCGGCTGGAAACGCTGGGTCTTGCCGAACCGGGTCCGCAACGCGGGCTGATCATTGCGCATATCAGCTATGAACGTCTTCGCCAGTTGTTTGATGTGCGCGAAGGGCTGGAGCGTCTGGCCATGGATCTGGCGGTTTCCGCCGCGTCAGACGCAGAGATTGCGCTATTGCAGGAGATGATCAACAAAGAAGCGACGCTTACCGACAGTAAAGCGCTGCACGATCATAACCGGATGTTCCACCGCCAGATTTACCGCGCCACCCACAATCCCTATCTGAACGAAATGCTGGATAATTTACGCATCCATCTGTCGCTGTTGCGCGGCACCACCTACGAGCTAAAAGAGCGGACCGAAGAGGCGAAGCGCGAGCATCAGGCGATTGTTGATGCGCTGGCGCGCCGGGACCGCCTTGCCGCACAAGAAGCGGCTTGTCAACATATTCGTAACGGTTATCGTGCCCGACTCACCATTTTAAGCCAGCGAGAACGCTAA